From the genome of Halobellus litoreus, one region includes:
- a CDS encoding globin-coupled sensor protein: MSNRGVVVGEQERGLVDGDELIDELDIDDAEIEWRKSFVRLDEADRERMRDLESAFDAVADDVVDEFYEHLTSDADATEILGRSSKGIDRLKTDQRSYLRSLTDAEYDREYFARRARVGKIHEMLDMGPKFYMGAYSVYYEGLIDAIGEKVKAEYGGSSASETGADEPGHDGSDGVPDGDAEGTERPASERPGFLSSLLGGANARSTDSEPAAEAESTDGDVEAAVDAVVAQTTSLLKVLALDQQIAMDTYIHAYSEEARREAAQRERLAREVERDLREPIDDVSSSSSLVAERSAAIRDIADEQAGDMEDVAAEISQMSATVEEIAATADEVEGTSDEAASRARSGEEAADEAIDVMEEVADAATEASADLERLQSQIDEIDAVIEAIDDIAEQTNLLALNASIEAARAGEAGDGFAVVADEVKQLAEESRERASDVEETVDRVQTDAEATIESLAETTDKLHEGIDRGEDAMDSLDEIVDAVERTTEGITEVAVATDEQAVSAEEVTAMVEKTRDRAEEVAERVDDVAEASSEQTEQMERIQRAADRLADLDAGDAPSTGDGRGSAAPAAAMPSPDTTPSSESGGSGERDAPTASMEAADATSEDEFAFVGTDGGVASEKPNDRPDDANR; this comes from the coding sequence ATGAGCAATCGAGGCGTCGTCGTCGGCGAGCAGGAGCGGGGTCTCGTCGACGGCGACGAGTTGATCGACGAGTTGGACATCGACGACGCGGAGATCGAGTGGCGGAAATCGTTCGTTCGGTTGGACGAGGCCGACAGGGAGCGGATGCGGGACCTGGAGTCGGCGTTCGACGCGGTCGCCGACGACGTCGTCGACGAGTTCTACGAGCACCTGACGAGCGACGCGGACGCGACGGAGATCCTCGGGCGATCGAGCAAGGGAATCGATCGGCTGAAGACCGATCAGCGGTCGTACCTGCGGTCGCTGACCGACGCGGAGTACGACCGGGAGTACTTCGCGCGACGGGCACGCGTGGGCAAGATCCACGAGATGCTCGATATGGGGCCGAAGTTCTATATGGGGGCCTACAGCGTCTACTACGAGGGCCTGATCGACGCCATCGGCGAGAAGGTGAAGGCGGAGTACGGCGGTTCGAGCGCGTCGGAGACCGGGGCCGACGAGCCAGGCCACGACGGCAGTGACGGAGTCCCTGACGGCGACGCCGAGGGCACAGAACGACCTGCATCGGAGCGTCCGGGCTTTCTTTCGAGCCTCCTCGGCGGAGCGAACGCGCGGTCGACGGACTCGGAACCGGCGGCCGAAGCGGAGTCGACTGACGGGGACGTCGAAGCGGCGGTCGACGCGGTCGTCGCGCAGACGACGTCGCTACTGAAAGTGCTCGCGCTCGATCAACAGATCGCGATGGACACGTACATCCACGCCTACAGCGAGGAGGCGCGACGCGAAGCCGCGCAGCGCGAACGGCTGGCGCGCGAGGTCGAACGCGACCTCCGGGAGCCGATCGACGACGTCTCCTCGTCGTCGTCGCTCGTCGCGGAGCGCTCGGCGGCGATCCGGGACATCGCCGACGAGCAGGCGGGAGATATGGAGGACGTCGCGGCGGAGATCTCACAGATGAGCGCGACGGTCGAGGAGATCGCCGCCACCGCGGACGAGGTCGAAGGGACGAGCGACGAGGCCGCTTCCCGGGCGCGCTCGGGGGAGGAAGCGGCCGACGAGGCCATCGACGTGATGGAGGAGGTCGCCGACGCCGCCACCGAGGCGTCCGCGGACCTCGAACGGCTCCAGTCACAAATCGACGAGATCGACGCCGTGATCGAGGCGATCGACGACATCGCCGAGCAGACGAACCTCCTGGCGCTGAACGCGTCGATCGAGGCGGCGCGGGCGGGCGAGGCGGGCGACGGCTTCGCGGTCGTCGCCGACGAGGTGAAACAGCTGGCCGAGGAGTCCCGGGAACGCGCCAGCGACGTCGAGGAGACCGTCGACCGCGTGCAGACGGACGCCGAGGCGACGATCGAGAGTCTCGCGGAGACGACCGACAAACTCCACGAGGGCATCGACCGCGGCGAGGACGCGATGGACAGCCTCGACGAGATCGTCGACGCCGTCGAGCGGACGACGGAAGGAATCACGGAGGTCGCCGTCGCGACCGACGAACAGGCCGTCAGCGCCGAAGAGGTCACGGCGATGGTCGAGAAGACCCGAGACCGGGCCGAAGAGGTCGCCGAGCGCGTCGACGACGTCGCCGAAGCGAGCAGCGAACAGACCGAGCAGATGGAGCGGATCCAGCGCGCGGCGGATCGGTTAGCCGACCTCGACGCCGGTGACGCTCCGTCGACCGGGGACGGGCGGGGATCGGCTGCGCCGGCGGCCGCGATGCCGTCGCCCGATACGACGCCGTCGAGTGAATCCGGTGGCTCGGGTGAACGGGACGCGCCGACGGCCTCGATGGAGGCGGCGGACGCGACCTCCGAGGACGAGTTCGCCTTCGTCGGGACCGACGGGGGCGTCGCCTCCGAGAAACCGAACGACCGACCCGACGACGCGAACCGCTGA
- a CDS encoding MBL fold metallo-hydrolase encodes MIYNLARDVRAFTANVFLVTGETTALVDAGANFDVVSRIESHVDDLDRIYLTHTHPDHVENVAAVRDAFGVETWGFDPESEYVDHRVEDGEGIQIGDDDYEALHTPGHKPDHLCFYSRSAGVCFAGDLVFANGAFGRTDLEGGDRGTLVESIEYLREVAGSDLDVIHVGHGPSITERPLDDVELALRAAKTS; translated from the coding sequence GTGATCTACAACCTCGCACGCGACGTCCGGGCCTTCACCGCGAACGTCTTTCTCGTCACCGGCGAGACGACCGCGCTCGTGGACGCGGGCGCGAACTTCGACGTCGTCTCCCGGATCGAATCGCACGTCGACGACCTCGACCGGATCTACCTCACGCACACGCACCCCGATCACGTCGAGAACGTCGCCGCCGTCCGCGACGCCTTCGGCGTCGAGACGTGGGGATTCGATCCCGAGAGCGAGTACGTCGACCACCGGGTCGAGGACGGCGAGGGGATCCAGATCGGCGACGACGACTACGAGGCCCTCCACACGCCCGGCCACAAGCCCGATCACCTCTGCTTTTACTCCCGATCTGCCGGCGTCTGCTTCGCCGGCGACCTCGTGTTCGCCAACGGCGCGTTCGGCCGCACTGACCTGGAGGGCGGCGATCGCGGGACGCTCGTCGAGAGCATCGAGTACCTCCGCGAGGTCGCGGGGTCGGACCTCGACGTGATCCACGTCGGTCACGGTCCGAGCATCACCGAGCGACCGCTCGACGACGTCGAACTCGCCCTTCGGGCGGCCAAAACGAGTTGA
- a CDS encoding universal stress protein, which yields MYDNILVPTDGSAASEGAVDHAIELAKQYDATLHALYVVDTGAYSSMEVGSDIVIEALQEEGNQAVDRVANRAEDAGVAVETSVRTGIAHRSIVEYVSEEEIDLVVMGTHGRTGVGRFLLGSVAEKVVRTADAPVMTVRTDEEETEE from the coding sequence ATGTACGACAACATCCTCGTTCCGACCGACGGTAGCGCCGCCAGCGAGGGGGCGGTCGATCACGCCATCGAACTCGCGAAACAGTACGACGCGACGCTGCACGCGCTGTACGTGGTCGACACCGGCGCGTACTCGTCGATGGAGGTCGGCTCGGACATCGTCATCGAGGCGCTCCAGGAGGAGGGCAATCAGGCGGTCGACCGCGTCGCAAACCGCGCCGAGGACGCCGGAGTCGCCGTCGAGACGTCCGTCCGAACCGGGATCGCCCATCGCTCGATCGTCGAATACGTCTCCGAGGAGGAGATCGACCTGGTGGTGATGGGCACCCACGGTCGGACCGGCGTCGGCCGGTTCCTGCTCGGCAGCGTCGCCGAGAAGGTCGTTCGAACGGCCGACGCGCCGGTGATGACCGTTCGAACGGACGAGGAAGAGACCGAGGAGTGA
- a CDS encoding transcription initiation factor IIB produces MERSRRQRQREQETEQTDDERVVCPECESEDIVTDADQGELVCDDCGLVLDERQIDRGPEWRAFNHSERQSKSRVGAPITETMHDRGLTTTIDWKDKDAYGRSLSSEKRSQMHRLRKWQERIRTKDAGERNLQFALSEIDRMASALGVPRSVREVASVIYRRALNEDLIRGRSIEGVATSALYAACRQEGIPRSLDEVAEVSRVPQKEIGRTYRYISQELGLELKPVDPKQFVPRFASSLGLSEEVQSKATEIIDVSAEQGLLSGKSPTGFAAAAIYAASLLCNEKKTQREVADVAQVTEVTIRNRYQEQIEAMGFR; encoded by the coding sequence ATGGAACGTTCGCGTCGTCAGCGCCAGCGAGAGCAGGAGACCGAACAGACAGACGACGAACGGGTCGTCTGCCCCGAATGCGAGTCCGAAGACATCGTCACGGACGCCGACCAGGGGGAGTTGGTATGTGACGACTGCGGACTGGTGTTGGACGAACGGCAGATCGACCGCGGTCCCGAGTGGCGGGCGTTCAACCACTCCGAACGGCAGTCCAAGTCTCGCGTGGGCGCGCCGATCACGGAGACGATGCACGATCGCGGCCTGACGACGACGATCGACTGGAAGGACAAGGACGCCTACGGGCGCTCGCTCTCCTCGGAGAAGCGCTCGCAGATGCACCGGCTGCGGAAGTGGCAGGAGCGCATCCGAACGAAGGACGCCGGCGAGCGCAACCTCCAGTTCGCGCTCTCCGAGATCGATCGGATGGCGTCGGCGCTGGGCGTCCCCCGCTCGGTACGGGAGGTCGCCTCCGTCATCTATCGCCGCGCGCTCAACGAGGACCTCATCCGCGGCCGCTCGATCGAGGGCGTCGCCACCTCAGCGCTCTACGCCGCCTGTCGTCAGGAGGGGATTCCCCGCTCGCTCGACGAGGTGGCCGAGGTCTCGCGGGTCCCCCAGAAGGAGATCGGACGGACGTACCGCTACATCTCACAGGAACTCGGGCTGGAACTGAAGCCGGTCGACCCCAAGCAGTTCGTGCCGCGCTTCGCCTCTTCGCTCGGTCTCTCGGAAGAGGTCCAGTCGAAGGCCACCGAGATCATCGACGTCTCCGCCGAACAGGGCCTGCTCTCGGGGAAATCCCCCACCGGGTTCGCGGCGGCAGCGATCTACGCGGCATCACTGCTCTGCAACGAGAAGAAGACCCAGCGCGAGGTGGCCGACGTCGCGCAGGTGACCGAAGTCACCATCCGGAATCGATACCAAGAGCAGATCGAAGCGATGGGCTTCCGCTGA
- a CDS encoding mandelate racemase/muconate lactonizing enzyme family protein: protein MGIDYADLHDPNAEYTMRELSAETMGVRAKRGGGRDVEITDVQTTMVDGNFPWTLVRVYTDAGVVGTGEAYWGAGVPELIERMTPMIVGENPLDIDRLYEHLIQKMSGEGSIEGVTVTAIAGIEVALHDLAGKILELPAYQLLGGKYRDEMRVYCDCHTEEEADPEACADEAERVVEELGYDALKFDLDVPSGLEKDRANRHLRPGEIRHKAEIVEQVTERVKDRADVAFDCHWTFSGGSAKRLADAIEEYDVWWLEDPVPPENLKVQEEVTKSTTTPITVGENRYRVTEERRLIENQAVDIIAPDLPKVGGMRETRKIADVANQYYIPVAMHNVSSPVATMASAQVGAAIPNALAVEYHSYELGWWEDLVEETVIEDGYIEIPEEPGLGVTLDMDAVEAHMVDGEELFDSA, encoded by the coding sequence ATGGGAATCGATTACGCCGACTTACACGATCCGAACGCGGAGTACACGATGCGGGAGCTCTCCGCGGAGACGATGGGAGTCCGGGCGAAACGCGGCGGCGGCCGCGACGTGGAGATCACCGACGTACAGACCACGATGGTCGACGGCAACTTCCCCTGGACGCTCGTGCGCGTCTACACCGACGCCGGCGTCGTCGGCACCGGCGAGGCCTACTGGGGCGCGGGCGTCCCGGAACTCATCGAGCGGATGACGCCGATGATCGTGGGGGAGAACCCCCTGGACATCGATCGGCTCTACGAGCACCTGATCCAGAAGATGTCCGGCGAGGGCTCGATCGAGGGCGTGACCGTCACGGCCATCGCGGGCATCGAGGTCGCCCTCCACGACCTCGCGGGCAAGATCCTCGAACTCCCCGCCTATCAGCTCCTCGGCGGGAAGTACCGCGACGAGATGCGGGTCTACTGCGACTGTCACACCGAGGAAGAGGCCGACCCCGAGGCCTGCGCGGACGAGGCCGAGCGCGTCGTCGAGGAACTGGGCTACGACGCCCTGAAGTTCGACCTCGACGTCCCCTCGGGGCTGGAGAAGGACCGCGCGAACCGGCACCTCCGTCCGGGCGAGATCCGCCACAAGGCCGAGATCGTCGAGCAGGTCACAGAGCGCGTGAAAGACCGCGCGGACGTCGCCTTCGACTGTCACTGGACCTTCTCGGGCGGGTCGGCGAAGCGTCTCGCCGACGCCATCGAGGAGTACGACGTCTGGTGGCTCGAAGACCCCGTGCCGCCGGAGAATCTGAAGGTCCAGGAGGAAGTCACGAAGTCGACGACGACGCCGATCACCGTCGGGGAGAACCGGTACAGAGTGACCGAGGAGCGACGGCTGATCGAGAACCAGGCGGTCGACATCATCGCGCCCGACCTCCCGAAGGTCGGCGGGATGCGCGAGACGCGGAAGATCGCCGACGTGGCGAACCAGTACTACATCCCCGTCGCGATGCACAACGTCTCCTCGCCGGTGGCGACGATGGCCTCCGCGCAGGTCGGCGCGGCGATCCCGAACGCCCTGGCCGTCGAGTATCACTCCTACGAACTCGGCTGGTGGGAGGACCTCGTCGAGGAGACCGTCATCGAGGACGGCTACATCGAGATCCCCGAGGAACCGGGGCTCGGCGTCACGCTCGATATGGACGCCGTTGAGGCGCATATGGTCGACGGCGAGGAGTTGTTCGATTCGGCGTGA
- a CDS encoding flippase activity-associated protein Agl23: MSSEGDEGTGGSERRRVSASGSISRPDSVVVAVVGVVVAGLLLRLFDLGSRPFHWDEARVGYWALRYLDTGAYQYRPVAGGPLLYLLDRGLFALLGVSERIARLPAAVLGSALPLVALLFRDRLDDAETVLFAALLAAQPLVLYYSRFLRGDVPLALFGLASVGFALRAWDRRSRCDAYAAAVSLPLAASASGFVAGYLVCWLVAWVLVVDQRSVASDRGSSLRSTLSDLRERLSGTATPAARAGLLAVGVTALLFAPRSGPGVDVGLYDPTTLHLAFYEGTVGAFRRLVGVRIAHRFPDGTHAFLPYVGDAVGLLLASALPVLLLGVGTTLWMRYAPSRRPLVEGAGYWGLAAVVAVPTLAEVSAPWTLVHVVVPLSLPAAVGLAAIFRRGVAAASRPDADAGTVLAVALVLVAVGGQIGAVAAADVYGPSDRSNDLAQFAQPSDDLEGLESAARAVADGDPSTVEVVYVGESFHVPADRTARYPPVGDAWGNRLPLPWYFESAGADAGSAENVSAFDSAYANGSVPPIVVAEPSDRDALADRLGSAYEPRTYRLGLWNREVVAFVREPNASASSDAP; encoded by the coding sequence ATGTCCAGCGAGGGCGACGAGGGGACCGGCGGTTCCGAGCGGCGGCGGGTGTCGGCCTCGGGATCGATCTCTCGCCCCGACTCGGTCGTCGTCGCGGTCGTTGGCGTCGTCGTTGCCGGTCTCCTCCTCCGCCTGTTCGACCTCGGTTCGCGGCCGTTCCACTGGGACGAGGCCCGCGTCGGCTACTGGGCGCTCAGATACCTCGATACCGGCGCCTACCAGTACCGCCCGGTGGCCGGCGGTCCGCTGCTCTACCTGCTCGACCGCGGCCTGTTCGCGCTGCTCGGCGTCTCCGAGCGGATCGCGAGGCTCCCGGCCGCCGTTCTCGGGAGCGCACTTCCGCTGGTCGCGCTCCTCTTCCGGGACCGCCTCGACGACGCGGAGACGGTGCTTTTCGCCGCTCTGCTCGCCGCCCAGCCGCTCGTCCTGTACTACTCGCGGTTCCTCCGCGGCGACGTGCCGCTGGCGCTGTTCGGGCTCGCGTCCGTCGGGTTCGCGCTCCGGGCGTGGGACCGTCGGAGCCGATGCGACGCCTACGCCGCGGCGGTTTCGCTCCCTCTCGCCGCGTCGGCTTCGGGCTTCGTCGCCGGCTATCTCGTCTGCTGGCTCGTGGCGTGGGTGCTCGTCGTCGACCAGCGGAGCGTCGCGAGCGACCGGGGTTCGAGCCTGCGGTCGACCCTCTCAGACCTCCGCGAGCGACTCTCGGGGACGGCGACGCCCGCGGCCCGCGCGGGTCTCCTCGCGGTCGGCGTCACGGCGCTCCTGTTCGCTCCCCGATCGGGCCCCGGGGTCGACGTCGGGTTGTACGATCCGACGACGCTCCATCTGGCGTTCTACGAGGGGACCGTCGGCGCGTTCCGTCGGCTCGTCGGGGTTCGGATCGCCCACCGCTTCCCGGACGGCACGCACGCGTTCCTTCCGTACGTCGGCGACGCGGTCGGCCTGCTCCTCGCGTCGGCGCTCCCGGTACTCCTCCTAGGCGTCGGAACCACGCTCTGGATGCGCTACGCACCGTCGCGCCGACCGCTCGTCGAGGGCGCGGGGTACTGGGGGCTCGCGGCCGTCGTCGCCGTCCCGACGCTCGCTGAGGTGTCCGCGCCGTGGACGCTCGTCCACGTCGTCGTCCCGCTGTCGCTCCCCGCGGCGGTCGGTCTGGCGGCGATTTTCCGCCGGGGGGTCGCCGCCGCCTCGCGACCGGACGCGGACGCGGGAACGGTCCTCGCGGTCGCCCTCGTCCTCGTCGCCGTCGGCGGGCAGATTGGCGCGGTCGCCGCCGCCGACGTCTACGGGCCGTCGGACCGGAGCAACGACCTCGCCCAGTTCGCCCAGCCCAGCGACGACCTCGAAGGGCTCGAATCGGCGGCCCGGGCCGTCGCGGACGGGGACCCGTCGACCGTCGAGGTGGTCTACGTCGGCGAGTCGTTCCACGTGCCCGCGGACAGAACCGCCCGCTATCCGCCCGTCGGCGACGCCTGGGGGAACCGCCTTCCCCTCCCCTGGTACTTCGAGTCGGCCGGGGCGGACGCGGGGAGCGCGGAGAACGTCTCGGCGTTCGACTCGGCGTACGCGAACGGGTCGGTGCCGCCGATCGTCGTCGCCGAGCCGTCCGACCGCGACGCGCTCGCGGACCGACTTGGATCGGCGTACGAGCCGAGGACCTATCGGCTGGGGCTGTGGAACCGCGAGGTGGTCGCGTTCGTGCGGGAACCGAACGCGTCGGCATCGTCAGACGCGCCCTGA
- a CDS encoding metal-dependent hydrolase gives MYRKGHYGVSLLVFAPIAFVLLAFGRADLALVTGGTMLWLAMLPDVDHRIPGVPHRGPTHSLLFATLVGAGFGAAGFALQTVAAGVVDVGAVAGGVSLAAAGFGLGALTVVAHLLGDALTPAGVNFLWPLSGRTYTLGVWTADNVVANYGLLAAGVFATGAAAYLGVAI, from the coding sequence ATGTACCGGAAGGGGCACTACGGCGTCTCGCTGCTCGTCTTCGCGCCGATCGCGTTCGTCCTGCTGGCGTTCGGCCGGGCGGACCTCGCGCTCGTCACCGGGGGGACGATGCTGTGGCTCGCGATGCTCCCGGACGTCGACCACCGGATTCCGGGCGTGCCCCACCGCGGGCCCACGCACTCGCTGCTCTTCGCGACGCTCGTCGGCGCGGGCTTCGGGGCGGCGGGGTTCGCGCTGCAGACCGTCGCAGCCGGTGTCGTCGACGTCGGCGCAGTCGCCGGCGGCGTGTCGCTCGCGGCCGCCGGATTCGGGCTCGGCGCGCTGACCGTGGTCGCGCACCTCCTCGGCGACGCGCTCACCCCCGCCGGCGTCAACTTCCTCTGGCCGCTCTCGGGGCGCACGTACACGCTGGGAGTGTGGACCGCCGACAACGTCGTCGCCAATTACGGGCTCCTGGCCGCCGGGGTGTTCGCGACCGGTGCGGCGGCGTATCTCGGGGTCGCGATCTGA
- a CDS encoding rubrerythrin family protein — translation MDSDGGKPSASDERGEDLRTTLESERSEELALLGSERFRTAAAGGEPTARALLVAAAESEAAARATFAEWVTDEGDPGARTAFESVVDQETEHRERVAAELDEWTPEDGAPGPMHAYLRGREATVERVAGGMVGRPLVSLRTHAQLIEFFERRETDAADRRAALFRDLRAETAGTLDDGLTLLAERCESETAWETAELVAGYTIRLAHDDTADALRSLGVDPAVGDDS, via the coding sequence ATGGACAGTGACGGCGGGAAGCCCAGCGCGAGCGACGAACGGGGCGAGGACCTCCGCACGACTCTCGAATCCGAGCGGTCCGAGGAACTCGCGCTGCTGGGCTCGGAACGGTTCCGCACCGCGGCCGCTGGCGGCGAACCCACGGCGCGCGCGCTGCTCGTCGCCGCCGCCGAGAGCGAAGCGGCCGCCCGAGCGACGTTCGCCGAGTGGGTGACAGACGAGGGCGACCCCGGGGCTCGCACCGCGTTCGAATCGGTCGTCGACCAGGAGACCGAGCACCGCGAGCGGGTCGCGGCGGAACTCGACGAGTGGACGCCGGAAGACGGCGCACCGGGCCCGATGCACGCGTACCTGCGCGGCCGGGAAGCAACGGTCGAGCGCGTCGCCGGCGGGATGGTCGGCCGCCCGCTCGTCTCGCTCCGAACGCACGCGCAGTTGATCGAGTTCTTCGAGAGGAGAGAGACGGACGCAGCGGATCGGCGCGCGGCGCTGTTTCGGGATCTCAGAGCAGAGACCGCGGGAACGCTCGACGACGGCCTGACGCTGCTCGCGGAGAGATGCGAGTCGGAGACGGCGTGGGAGACGGCGGAACTGGTCGCCGGCTACACGATCCGACTCGCCCACGACGACACCGCCGACGCGCTTCGGTCGCTCGGAGTCGATCCCGCCGTCGGCGACGACTCGTGA
- a CDS encoding cold-shock protein: MAKGTVAFFNDTGGYGFIESDDSDEDVFFHMEDVGGPDLEEGQEVEFDIEQADKGPRATNLQRL; the protein is encoded by the coding sequence ATGGCGAAAGGTACGGTTGCGTTCTTTAACGACACGGGCGGTTACGGTTTCATCGAAAGCGACGATTCTGACGAAGACGTCTTCTTCCATATGGAGGACGTCGGCGGTCCCGACCTCGAGGAGGGTCAGGAAGTCGAATTCGATATCGAGCAGGCCGACAAAGGCCCGCGAGCCACGAACCTCCAGCGCCTGTAA
- a CDS encoding 2Fe-2S iron-sulfur cluster-binding protein — protein MTEYTVEFVGTGETIEVSDKQTILKACIEAGIAQEYSCRVGMCLACSAEIVEGEVTQPAARGLTEAEREDYALTCMARPQSDLKLDRGVYPPSIEQDAADAAAAADDD, from the coding sequence ATGACTGAGTACACCGTCGAGTTCGTCGGCACGGGCGAGACGATCGAAGTCTCGGACAAGCAGACGATACTGAAGGCCTGCATCGAGGCGGGAATCGCCCAGGAGTACTCCTGCCGCGTCGGGATGTGCCTGGCCTGTTCCGCGGAGATCGTCGAGGGAGAAGTCACCCAGCCCGCGGCGAGAGGACTCACGGAGGCGGAACGCGAGGACTACGCGTTGACCTGTATGGCCCGTCCGCAGAGCGACCTGAAACTCGACCGGGGCGTGTATCCGCCGAGCATCGAACAGGACGCCGCGGACGCGGCCGCCGCGGCCGACGACGACTGA
- a CDS encoding lamin tail domain-containing protein, with protein MRAHTLAVVLLILSAGCLSGMPASEGGAGPATPVPTGAQTLDSSVDGDRVTVVDVVDGDTVKVAYENGTRETVRLLGVDTPEVHGSNSPEEFEGIPETDAGASCLRRAGERASAYATDRLAGETVTLVFDEQSDRRGYYGRLLAYVFVNGESFNHALLREGHARVYESTFTERERYERTEAMARDDRRGLWSCADPDAGSVAADSTGDASATRTDGGAPLTIAELHPDAEGNDNENPNDEYVVFRNSGDEPLDVSGWTVTDAADHTYTFPDGTVVEPGAELTLRTGSGTDTDATVYWGAGGAVWNNGGDVVLVRDTAGSTVLRRSY; from the coding sequence ATGCGCGCTCACACGCTCGCCGTCGTCCTCTTGATCCTTTCCGCGGGTTGCCTCTCCGGGATGCCGGCGTCCGAGGGCGGAGCGGGACCGGCGACGCCCGTTCCCACCGGTGCTCAGACCCTCGACTCGTCCGTCGATGGCGACCGCGTCACCGTCGTCGACGTCGTCGACGGCGATACGGTGAAGGTCGCGTACGAGAACGGAACCCGAGAGACCGTCCGGTTGCTCGGCGTCGACACGCCTGAAGTACACGGATCGAACTCGCCCGAGGAGTTCGAGGGCATCCCCGAGACGGACGCCGGAGCGTCCTGTCTCCGACGGGCGGGCGAACGCGCCTCGGCGTACGCGACGGATCGGCTGGCCGGCGAGACGGTCACGCTCGTCTTCGACGAACAGTCGGATCGACGAGGGTACTACGGGCGGTTGCTCGCGTACGTGTTCGTGAACGGCGAATCGTTCAACCACGCGCTCCTCCGTGAGGGACACGCCCGCGTCTACGAGAGCACCTTCACCGAACGTGAGCGGTACGAGCGGACAGAGGCGATGGCCCGCGACGACCGGCGCGGCCTGTGGTCCTGCGCCGATCCCGACGCCGGTTCGGTCGCGGCCGACTCGACTGGCGACGCGTCGGCGACTCGGACCGACGGTGGGGCGCCGTTGACTATCGCGGAACTGCATCCCGACGCCGAGGGCAACGACAACGAGAACCCGAACGACGAGTACGTCGTGTTTCGAAATTCGGGGGACGAACCGCTCGACGTCTCCGGGTGGACGGTCACCGACGCCGCGGATCACACGTACACTTTCCCCGACGGGACCGTCGTCGAACCCGGTGCGGAACTGACGCTCCGGACCGGGTCCGGGACCGACACCGACGCGACCGTCTACTGGG